One genomic segment of Christensenellaceae bacterium 44-20 includes these proteins:
- a CDS encoding GNAT family N-acetyltransferase — translation MRRLLPGEIPAFIQLRLEQLREEGSKLPPNLEASLASYYQRHMADGSFISWVVCRGDQIIATSGISLVEKPPYASNPSGRIALVSSMYTKKPYRRQGIAKALLSKIVAEAKAWGCGTVQITASDQGVLLYEDFGFQKNANFLQFQIK, via the coding sequence ATGCGCAGGCTGCTGCCGGGCGAAATCCCGGCGTTCATCCAGCTGCGGCTGGAACAGCTGAGGGAAGAGGGCTCAAAGCTCCCGCCTAATCTGGAAGCTTCGCTTGCTTCCTACTACCAGCGGCATATGGCGGATGGCAGCTTTATCTCGTGGGTAGTGTGCCGCGGCGATCAGATCATCGCCACCAGTGGCATCTCCCTGGTGGAAAAGCCTCCGTATGCCAGCAACCCTTCGGGGAGAATTGCCCTGGTTTCCAGTATGTATACCAAAAAGCCCTACCGCCGGCAGGGCATCGCCAAAGCGCTTTTGAGCAAAATCGTCGCAGAGGCCAAAGCGTGGGGGTGCGGCACCGTGCAGATCACAGCCTCGGATCAGGGCGTTTTGCTCTACGAAGATTTTGGATTCCAAAAAAATGCCAATTTTCTGCAGTTTCAGATCAAATAG
- a CDS encoding flavin reductase family protein, whose product MAIVDQAEIFAPLAEKLQHGGCFLVTGREKPNIMTIGWSTAGIMWNKPVFAVPVRLSRYSHAKLEELGEFTVCVPSSLHPMKKELAIAGMKSGRDMDKIAELGLEMEASETVSVPRIKGCAAVYECRVIYKMQMPEAELDREIVSKHYAAGDYHTIYYGEILCCHQF is encoded by the coding sequence ATGGCGATTGTCGATCAGGCAGAAATTTTTGCGCCGCTGGCAGAAAAATTACAGCACGGCGGCTGTTTTCTAGTAACGGGCAGGGAGAAGCCCAATATTATGACCATCGGCTGGAGCACCGCCGGCATTATGTGGAATAAGCCGGTGTTTGCCGTTCCCGTCCGCCTTTCGCGGTATTCGCACGCCAAGCTGGAAGAGCTGGGCGAGTTTACCGTGTGCGTGCCCTCCAGCCTTCATCCCATGAAAAAAGAGCTGGCCATCGCAGGGATGAAGTCCGGCAGGGATATGGATAAAATCGCGGAGCTCGGCTTGGAGATGGAGGCATCTGAAACAGTCTCTGTCCCGCGCATCAAGGGCTGTGCCGCCGTCTATGAATGCCGGGTCATCTATAAAATGCAGATGCCCGAAGCCGAGCTGGACCGCGAGATCGTCTCTAAGCACTACGCCGCCGGGGATTATCATACCATCTACTACGGCGAAATCCTCTGCTGCCATCAGTTTTAG
- a CDS encoding GNAT family N-acetyltransferase, giving the protein MEVWDLYDRFAEKTGKTVPKGAELSAEDYHLAMEVWIVNSKGEVLIQERSQDCEILPGVWGLTTGRMVAGEDTRSGCIRELREELGLAVQPEQLQFLRRILRQDGTHLIWDIYLLQMDVPVSRLKLQSEEVSGAKWADLAALRQLVLTGKLFFYPEIWEIIEYLDSGAYRAEQLHDSREKCAAAAEILEQLPGWFENEQARERYAADCENQAVFCARKDGKAAGFLAAKRLSDRAAEIAVMGVAPHMHREGIGRALFWRCAAWCWQNGIGYLQVKTLGESNPDAGYAKTRAFYEKMGFAPLECFEKIWGGENPCQILVRYFFEDGIARQ; this is encoded by the coding sequence ATGGAAGTTTGGGATCTTTACGATCGGTTTGCAGAAAAGACGGGGAAAACAGTGCCTAAAGGGGCGGAGCTTTCCGCTGAGGACTATCATTTGGCGATGGAAGTTTGGATTGTCAACTCCAAGGGGGAAGTGCTCATTCAGGAGCGCAGCCAGGACTGCGAGATTCTGCCGGGCGTCTGGGGGCTGACGACCGGGCGCATGGTGGCGGGGGAGGATACCCGCTCCGGGTGCATCCGGGAGCTGAGAGAAGAGCTGGGCCTGGCGGTTCAGCCGGAACAGCTGCAATTTCTGCGCCGGATCCTGCGCCAGGACGGCACGCATCTCATCTGGGATATTTATTTGCTGCAAATGGATGTTCCGGTAAGCCGGCTAAAGCTGCAATCCGAGGAAGTCTCGGGCGCCAAGTGGGCGGATCTTGCGGCGCTTCGGCAGCTGGTTCTGACGGGCAAGCTGTTCTTCTATCCCGAGATTTGGGAGATCATAGAGTATCTCGATTCAGGCGCATATCGGGCAGAGCAGCTGCATGATTCCAGGGAGAAGTGCGCCGCGGCGGCGGAAATTCTGGAGCAGCTGCCCGGGTGGTTCGAAAACGAGCAGGCGCGGGAGAGGTATGCGGCAGACTGCGAAAATCAGGCTGTGTTTTGCGCGCGAAAGGATGGCAAAGCAGCCGGTTTTCTGGCCGCCAAACGGCTTTCCGATCGCGCGGCGGAGATTGCCGTCATGGGCGTTGCGCCGCATATGCACCGCGAAGGCATAGGCCGGGCGCTGTTCTGGCGCTGTGCCGCGTGGTGCTGGCAAAATGGGATTGGATATTTGCAGGTCAAAACGCTGGGCGAGAGCAACCCGGATGCGGGCTATGCCAAAACCCGGGCATTTTATGAGAAAATGGGCTTTGCGCCTCTGGAATGCTTCGAGAAGATCTGGGGAGGGGAGAACCCATGCCAGATTCTCGTGCGGTATTTCTTTGAGGATGGCATTGCCAGGCAGTAA
- a CDS encoding ABC transporter ATP-binding protein: MLSFENLTAGYRAEPVLERVSFRLIPHTITAVLGKNGSGKSTLVSCINQELRYRGEICFSGQNIALLSPRERAKLLAILPQNLERPQVSVEELVGFGRSPYLDIGKRFSRADREAVQQAMRDADIWEMRGKNIRLLSGGEQQRAYLAMILAQNTRAVILDEPTTHLDMEYEAAFLSKLRELKNRHKKTVMIILHNLSQAVQYADRIVILQEGGVFFEGETQECLEEEAIERAFHVRRYEVLREGERRVFFAAR, translated from the coding sequence ATGCTAAGCTTTGAAAACCTGACGGCGGGCTACCGGGCAGAGCCTGTGCTGGAGCGCGTCAGCTTCCGGCTGATTCCGCATACGATCACGGCCGTGCTGGGGAAAAACGGGAGCGGCAAATCCACGCTGGTCTCCTGCATCAATCAGGAGCTGCGCTATAGGGGGGAGATCTGTTTTTCCGGGCAGAATATTGCGCTGCTCTCCCCGCGGGAGCGGGCCAAACTGCTGGCGATTCTGCCGCAGAATCTGGAGCGGCCGCAGGTGTCGGTGGAGGAACTGGTGGGCTTTGGGCGCAGCCCCTATCTGGATATTGGAAAGCGCTTTTCCCGGGCGGATCGCGAGGCGGTCCAGCAAGCCATGCGCGATGCGGATATTTGGGAGATGCGCGGTAAGAACATACGCCTGCTTTCGGGCGGGGAACAGCAGCGGGCGTATCTGGCCATGATTTTGGCGCAGAATACCCGGGCCGTCATCCTGGATGAGCCGACGACGCACCTGGATATGGAATACGAAGCGGCTTTTCTGAGCAAATTAAGAGAGCTGAAAAACCGGCACAAAAAGACGGTGATGATTATACTGCACAACCTTTCCCAGGCCGTGCAGTATGCGGATCGCATCGTCATTTTGCAGGAAGGCGGCGTCTTTTTTGAAGGGGAGACCCAGGAGTGCCTGGAGGAAGAGGCGATTGAGCGGGCATTTCACGTCCGCCGGTATGAAGTTTTGCGAGAGGGCGAACGGCGCGTGTTTTTCGCGGCCAGGTAG
- a CDS encoding ABC transporter substrate-binding protein, with the protein MLKRRSRAAMALLLGLALLLAAVGCAGEGQQDTAQSFYSFTDDAGRRVVLEEKPEKVAVLLSSYADIWQLAGGEMSATVGESVERGIAPEGVLLVDSGAGKTIDIELLLASEPDLVICSADLAGQIEAAEVLEEAGVAVAAFHVESFEDYLRVLKICTDLTENPGAYAAYGQAIQEQIQETVARAQEKAEKQGKKRILFIRAGSSYSATKAKTAENHFACKMLEELGAENIADQAQTLLEGLSLEEILLQNPDYLFISTMGDEQAAKEYMQSLFALPEWQQLDAVRQGNYAFLPKELFHFKPNAKWAEAYAYLAERLDGAGNGGAGNAG; encoded by the coding sequence ATGCTAAAGCGCAGGAGCAGAGCGGCGATGGCCCTGCTCCTGGGGCTTGCCCTTTTGCTGGCGGCGGTTGGGTGCGCGGGCGAAGGGCAGCAGGATACGGCGCAGAGCTTCTATTCTTTTACGGATGACGCCGGGCGCCGGGTCGTGCTGGAGGAAAAGCCGGAAAAAGTCGCCGTACTGCTCTCCTCCTATGCGGATATCTGGCAGCTGGCGGGCGGGGAGATGAGCGCGACGGTGGGCGAGAGCGTGGAGCGGGGCATTGCGCCGGAAGGGGTTTTGCTGGTGGACAGCGGCGCGGGCAAGACCATCGATATCGAGCTTTTGCTGGCCAGCGAGCCGGATCTCGTGATCTGCTCGGCAGATCTGGCGGGGCAGATAGAGGCGGCGGAGGTTTTGGAAGAAGCAGGCGTGGCCGTGGCGGCATTCCATGTGGAATCTTTTGAGGATTATCTGCGCGTGCTCAAAATCTGCACGGATCTGACGGAGAATCCTGGGGCGTATGCGGCCTATGGCCAGGCTATCCAGGAGCAGATTCAGGAAACCGTTGCCCGGGCGCAGGAGAAGGCCGAGAAACAGGGAAAAAAGCGGATTCTATTTATCCGGGCAGGCTCTTCCTACAGCGCGACCAAGGCCAAAACGGCGGAAAACCATTTCGCCTGCAAGATGCTGGAAGAGCTGGGCGCAGAAAACATCGCAGATCAGGCACAGACGCTACTGGAAGGGCTGAGCCTGGAGGAGATTTTGCTGCAAAACCCGGATTATCTCTTTATTTCCACCATGGGAGACGAGCAGGCGGCAAAGGAGTATATGCAGAGCCTGTTTGCCCTGCCCGAATGGCAGCAGTTAGACGCCGTGCGGCAGGGGAATTACGCCTTCCTGCCCAAAGAGCTGTTTCACTTTAAGCCCAATGCCAAGTGGGCAGAGGCCTATGCCTATCTGGCAGAGCGGCTGGATGGCGCCGGAAACGGGGGAGCAGGGAATGCAGGATAG
- a CDS encoding iron ABC transporter permease: protein MAPETGEQGMQDRQNKQTGRNFWQSRKGTAALFTLLVLFAALSFRFGSAELSFADFCKGFAGAPGYETQSAILRYIRLPRVLGAVLAGIGLSVSGVLLQSVTGNPLAGPSVIGVNSGAGFLTILCLSFWPKALYALPFAAFLGAFGATLIILAMAGRIGSTRATVVLAGIALTALLNAGISFLSMMDSEILLAYHDFSAGGLAGIRLQSLAAPGVIILASLAVSLLASRRIQLLCLGDTMALSLGVRVKVLRMVCLVCASAAASAVVSFAGLLGFVGLVVPHIARRIVGENTKSLLLFSSFAGAILVLIADLLGRVLFAPAEVPAGIVMAAIGAPFFFSLLLKKGGDAHAKL, encoded by the coding sequence ATGGCGCCGGAAACGGGGGAGCAGGGAATGCAGGATAGGCAGAACAAGCAAACCGGCAGGAATTTTTGGCAGAGCAGGAAGGGCACAGCGGCGCTGTTTACTTTGCTGGTGCTTTTTGCCGCTCTCTCCTTCCGGTTTGGAAGCGCGGAGCTCTCCTTTGCGGATTTTTGCAAGGGCTTTGCCGGCGCACCGGGGTATGAGACGCAGTCTGCCATTTTGCGCTATATCCGCCTGCCCCGGGTTTTGGGCGCGGTGCTGGCCGGCATTGGGCTTTCAGTTTCGGGCGTGCTGCTGCAAAGCGTTACGGGAAATCCGCTGGCCGGGCCCAGCGTCATCGGCGTCAACTCGGGCGCGGGCTTTTTGACCATTCTTTGCCTGAGCTTTTGGCCAAAGGCGCTCTATGCGCTGCCCTTTGCCGCGTTTCTCGGGGCGTTTGGGGCGACGCTGATCATCCTGGCCATGGCCGGGCGCATTGGCAGCACCCGGGCGACCGTCGTCCTGGCGGGCATCGCGCTCACAGCCCTGCTCAACGCGGGCATCTCCTTTCTCTCCATGATGGACAGCGAGATTTTGCTGGCCTATCACGATTTCTCTGCCGGCGGCCTGGCGGGAATCCGCTTGCAAAGCCTTGCGGCGCCGGGAGTTATCATTCTGGCCAGCCTGGCAGTTTCCCTGCTGGCATCCCGGCGCATTCAGCTGCTCTGCCTGGGGGATACGATGGCGCTCTCACTGGGCGTGCGCGTCAAAGTTCTGCGCATGGTTTGCCTGGTCTGCGCCTCGGCGGCGGCTTCGGCGGTGGTGAGCTTTGCAGGGCTTCTGGGGTTTGTCGGGCTGGTGGTGCCGCATATCGCCCGGCGCATCGTGGGCGAAAATACAAAATCACTTTTGCTGTTTTCCTCCTTTGCCGGGGCGATTCTGGTGCTGATTGCGGATCTGCTGGGGCGCGTGCTGTTCGCGCCGGCGGAAGTGCCGGCGGGGATTGTGATGGCGGCAATCGGCGCGCCCTTCTTCTTTTCTCTGCTGCTCAAAAAAGGAGGCGACGCCCATGCTAAGCTTTGA
- a CDS encoding HD domain-containing protein, protein MLIAQLMQKMIAYADGNIHDINHFLKVYAYAKTIGECEGLDGQTQEILEAAAIIHDIACPLCRIKYGNTSGKNQEIESPALVREFLKNSGLSEEAISRIAYLAGHHHTPGAADGMDYQILIEADYLVNADESGHSKEKIQNAMQHIFKTRTGAELLRAVYQLS, encoded by the coding sequence ATGCTCATCGCCCAGCTCATGCAAAAAATGATCGCCTATGCCGATGGAAATATTCACGATATCAACCACTTCCTGAAAGTCTATGCCTATGCCAAAACCATCGGAGAGTGCGAAGGGCTGGATGGGCAGACGCAGGAAATCCTGGAGGCGGCCGCAATCATCCATGATATTGCCTGCCCGCTTTGCCGCATCAAATACGGCAATACCAGCGGCAAAAACCAGGAGATAGAGAGCCCTGCGCTGGTTCGGGAATTTCTGAAAAATTCCGGCCTTTCGGAAGAGGCCATCAGCCGCATCGCCTATCTCGCGGGCCATCACCATACACCCGGCGCCGCAGACGGCATGGATTATCAAATTCTCATTGAGGCAGATTATCTCGTCAATGCAGACGAGAGTGGGCATTCCAAAGAAAAAATTCAAAATGCCATGCAGCATATTTTCAAAACCCGGACGGGCGCAGAACTGCTGCGTGCAGTCTACCAGTTGTCTTAG
- a CDS encoding M55 family metallopeptidase — MRVFISADIEGIATTTLWSETETQTQAVAQAHAAQMTAEVKAACEGAIAAGADYILVRDAHETGTNIDIHQLPACAEVIRGWSGHPYCMVEGIDKSFDAALFIGYHSAAGREGSPLSHTNNQRLFWVKINGQKVSEFQMHSWACALEGVPTVFLSGDQMLCEDCASLHPKLKALAVKSGFGGATRSMAPSLAVQKIREQAEQALRQDLSGALCTLPETFHFEICYKDHTLATKMSFFPGFRKTDDNTIAMDSGSYLDLLVAARFVF, encoded by the coding sequence ATGAGAGTCTTTATCAGCGCCGATATTGAAGGCATCGCTACCACGACGCTTTGGAGCGAAACCGAAACCCAGACGCAGGCCGTCGCACAGGCGCACGCCGCGCAGATGACGGCGGAAGTGAAGGCCGCCTGCGAAGGAGCAATCGCCGCCGGCGCCGACTATATCCTGGTGCGCGATGCCCATGAAACCGGGACGAACATCGATATTCACCAGCTCCCCGCCTGCGCAGAGGTCATCCGCGGCTGGAGCGGCCACCCCTACTGCATGGTGGAGGGCATCGACAAAAGCTTTGACGCCGCGCTGTTCATCGGCTATCACTCGGCCGCCGGCCGGGAGGGCAGCCCGCTCTCGCACACCAACAACCAGCGGCTCTTCTGGGTGAAGATCAACGGCCAGAAAGTCAGTGAATTCCAGATGCATAGCTGGGCCTGCGCGCTGGAAGGCGTGCCCACCGTGTTTCTCTCGGGCGACCAGATGCTCTGCGAGGACTGCGCCTCTCTGCACCCAAAGCTCAAGGCTCTGGCAGTCAAGAGCGGGTTTGGCGGAGCGACGCGCAGCATGGCCCCTTCCCTGGCCGTCCAGAAAATCCGTGAACAGGCAGAACAGGCGCTGCGCCAGGATCTATCCGGCGCGCTCTGCACCCTGCCCGAAACCTTCCATTTTGAAATTTGCTACAAAGATCATACGCTGGCGACCAAGATGTCGTTCTTCCCGGGCTTCCGAAAGACAGACGACAACACCATCGCCATGGATTCGGGCAGCTATCTGGATTTGCTGGTTGCCGCACGGTTTGTCTTTTAG
- a CDS encoding DUF378 domain-containing protein, which translates to MDIAALILVIIGAINWLLIGLFQFDLVAAICGGQTAILSRIIYSLVGIAGLWCLSLFSRYIPKRDH; encoded by the coding sequence TTGGATATCGCAGCACTTATTTTAGTCATTATCGGCGCGATTAACTGGCTTCTCATCGGGCTGTTTCAGTTCGATCTCGTCGCTGCAATCTGCGGCGGGCAGACGGCCATCCTAAGCCGGATTATCTATTCTCTCGTGGGAATAGCTGGTCTTTGGTGCTTATCCCTTTTTTCCAGGTACATTCCAAAAAGAGACCATTAA